In the genome of Halapricum salinum, one region contains:
- a CDS encoding MBL fold metallo-hydrolase, whose protein sequence is MTRTHDGLTVDWLGYATLRLESANGTVVYLDPGRYGVLTGEWEPDTPGVAHPPARDYRPRDGDVVCISHAHHYDPDGIDRVASADATVVAFDGMDIRGSSRDLPRLADLDHEVRTVGAEDELVVADVPIWTLPAYNEPDGPHTRADGSPYHPEGRGCGFLLSVDGTRVFWPGDTDVLDGHAELDVDVFCPPIGGTFTMDRHEAAELAGDLRPELVVPIHYNTFDALETDSREFAADVAQSGVPVVLDERE, encoded by the coding sequence ATGACACGCACTCACGACGGCCTCACCGTCGACTGGCTCGGCTACGCGACCCTCCGGCTCGAATCGGCGAACGGGACGGTCGTCTATCTCGATCCCGGCCGCTACGGCGTGCTCACCGGCGAGTGGGAGCCGGACACGCCCGGCGTCGCCCACCCGCCGGCGCGGGACTACCGACCCCGCGATGGCGACGTCGTCTGTATCAGCCACGCTCACCACTACGATCCCGACGGGATCGACCGCGTCGCGAGCGCGGACGCGACGGTCGTCGCCTTCGACGGCATGGATATCCGCGGGTCGAGTCGCGACCTCCCGCGACTGGCCGACCTCGATCACGAGGTGCGCACGGTCGGTGCCGAGGACGAACTGGTCGTCGCGGATGTCCCGATCTGGACGCTGCCGGCGTACAACGAGCCCGACGGTCCGCACACCCGCGCCGACGGCTCACCCTATCATCCCGAGGGCCGGGGCTGTGGGTTCCTGCTCTCGGTAGACGGAACCCGCGTATTCTGGCCCGGCGATACCGACGTCCTCGACGGACATGCGGAACTCGACGTCGACGTCTTCTGCCCGCCGATCGGCGGCACCTTCACGATGGACCGCCACGAGGCCGCAGAGCTGGCTGGCGACCTTCGGCCCGAACTCGTGGTGCCGATCCACTACAACACGTTCGACGCACTGGAGACGGATTCGCGGGAATTCGCCGCTGACGTCGCCCAGTCGGGCGTGCCCGTGGTGCTGGACGAGCGGGAGTGA
- the ligA gene encoding ATP-dependent DNA ligase LigA — protein MEFSVFADRASEIEAASADTEITAQVRAILADTGEDLPTIVRFLQGRVFPAHDSTTLDIGPALCYEAIARAAGQNVTSDDIERRLADRGEIGAVAASYDFGGQRGLGAFTGGDSDELTVADADADLRELAATEGSGSQDTKGDLLFGLFNRASPDEAKYLARLVLGEMRIGVGEGTVRDAIAAAFDVSVEAVERALQVTNDYGLVAEVARENGESGLADLYLEIGRPVQAMLAQAGTVTGALEDWEQAAVEVKYDGARVQVHYDGEQVWLFSRNMEDVTDPLPEVVEFVESNLDVPAILDGEVVAVDDAGDPLPFQEVLKRFRRKHDVAKAREDVTVRLQAFDCLHVAGEDLLDAPLVDRRERLETLLESGVSDWWLADDAEAVADIEADALEAGHEGIMLKDPDSTYSPGRRGKHWRKRKPDVETLDLVVTGAEWGEGRRAELLGTFEVSARTDTGYATVGNVATGITDAQLETLTDRLEPQIRSEDGTAVDLDPTVVFEVGYEELQTSSTYESGYALRFPRFLGVREDKDPDGADSLERVERLAETQ, from the coding sequence ATGGAGTTCTCCGTCTTCGCCGACCGAGCCAGCGAAATCGAGGCCGCGAGTGCCGACACGGAGATCACCGCGCAGGTCCGGGCGATACTGGCCGACACCGGCGAGGACTTGCCGACGATCGTCCGCTTCCTGCAGGGTCGGGTGTTTCCGGCCCACGACTCGACGACGCTGGATATCGGGCCGGCGCTGTGCTACGAGGCGATCGCCCGAGCAGCCGGCCAGAACGTGACCAGCGACGATATCGAACGGCGGCTGGCCGATCGCGGCGAGATCGGTGCGGTCGCGGCGAGCTACGACTTCGGCGGCCAGCGCGGCCTCGGTGCGTTCACCGGCGGGGACAGCGACGAGCTGACCGTCGCCGATGCCGACGCCGACCTGCGCGAACTGGCTGCGACCGAAGGGTCGGGCAGTCAGGACACGAAGGGGGACCTCCTCTTTGGACTGTTCAACCGGGCCAGCCCCGACGAGGCGAAGTACCTCGCACGACTCGTCCTCGGAGAGATGCGGATCGGCGTCGGCGAGGGCACAGTCAGAGACGCTATCGCAGCGGCTTTCGACGTGTCCGTCGAGGCCGTCGAGCGAGCCCTGCAGGTGACCAACGACTACGGGCTGGTAGCCGAGGTCGCCCGCGAGAACGGCGAGTCGGGGCTGGCCGACCTCTACCTCGAGATCGGCCGGCCCGTTCAGGCGATGCTCGCCCAGGCCGGGACCGTCACCGGGGCGCTCGAAGATTGGGAACAGGCGGCAGTCGAAGTCAAGTACGACGGCGCACGCGTTCAGGTCCACTACGACGGCGAGCAGGTGTGGCTGTTCTCCCGCAACATGGAGGACGTGACCGACCCGCTGCCGGAGGTCGTCGAGTTCGTCGAGTCGAACCTCGATGTTCCGGCGATCCTCGACGGGGAGGTCGTCGCCGTCGACGACGCGGGCGATCCCCTTCCCTTCCAGGAAGTCCTGAAACGCTTCCGCCGGAAACACGACGTCGCGAAGGCACGCGAGGACGTGACTGTTCGTCTGCAGGCGTTCGACTGCCTGCATGTGGCTGGCGAGGATCTGCTCGACGCCCCGCTCGTCGACCGTCGAGAGCGACTCGAAACCCTGCTGGAGTCGGGCGTCTCGGATTGGTGGCTCGCGGACGACGCCGAGGCGGTCGCCGACATCGAGGCCGACGCTCTGGAGGCGGGCCACGAGGGGATCATGCTCAAAGATCCCGACTCGACCTATTCCCCGGGCCGCCGGGGCAAACACTGGCGCAAGCGCAAACCGGACGTCGAGACGCTCGACCTCGTCGTCACTGGCGCGGAGTGGGGCGAGGGCCGCCGCGCCGAGTTACTCGGGACGTTCGAGGTTTCGGCTCGGACCGACACAGGATACGCGACAGTCGGCAACGTCGCGACGGGAATCACCGACGCACAGTTGGAGACGCTGACTGACCGGCTCGAACCGCAGATTCGTAGCGAGGACGGCACTGCGGTCGATCTCGATCCGACCGTGGTCTTCGAGGTCGGCTACGAGGAACTGCAGACGTCCAGCACCTACGAGTCGGGCTACGCGCTCCGCTTCCCGCGATTTCTGGGCGTCCGCGAGGACAAAGACCCTGACGGCGCAGACAGTCTCGAACGGGTCGAACGATTGGCCGAGACGCAGTAG
- a CDS encoding type II secretion system F family protein codes for MEPIQFLPLGLAATVFALLLVGTISRGVSAFFSRLSRLLFSRFVTDSTRRQRTLESAYIDQTYRVYVARTILYTVLAGILGGVLGAYLITGTLAVLPAVLATLAQLPSVMGEVLGNPDLVIVLSDTERFLLRAAGGVVLGALSATLAYVFRWQIPQSNAEVRRRGINEAMPRTVAFMYALSRGGTTFPTVMRTLGNNQAIYGDAAAEVRVGVREMDLFNTDIISAVRRVAYRTPSEKWKTFSENLASVLQSGQSLPTFLQNQYERYQEEAEERQAEVLELLATIAEAYVTVLVAGMLFLVTILLVFGLTTTDTLLFIQMLAYLIIPLANAAFMLFLSQKLEQLGVARETGVGELDASDQSTTAPDAGSDDRSLAVPETPTTSPDGGRSYAAESNLAQLRLYDRVGRIKSVIGSPLQTIFWHPTKLLYVTVPIALAWIALRGPAAFAADGVSIRVLDDVLIQATLFLLVTFAIVRELYKRRIDRIEAATPEMLERLASLNEAGMSIVESLDRVRDTDLEVLSDEVDRIWSDVEMGANADEALVRFGQRVRTTSIARVVSLLTNAMRASGNLGPVLRIASTQAWSDLRLRRKRRQQMFTYLVVIYVSFAVFLVIIISVQEVLIPSLPESVNTPEGPNRLGVNVEQFARLGEVDKAAYTMVFFHTALVQAVCSGFIAGQLGEGTLKDGAKHAAIMLGIAYVAFMLLSSPVASMVLSPQTTTDASVTIESVSMSDGGFIVLHERAEDGKVIGRTEYLPPGTHRNVVVELDGPPPDEFTVVAVPHLDTNDNRQFDYTGGEVDRTYPKGAYKVAVQAEITYDPDANVTSGGFSMRSPTAPTP; via the coding sequence ATGGAGCCGATCCAGTTCCTTCCGCTCGGGTTGGCGGCGACGGTGTTCGCCCTCCTGCTCGTGGGGACGATCAGCCGCGGTGTCAGCGCCTTCTTCTCGCGGCTCTCGCGACTGCTGTTCTCGCGGTTCGTCACCGACTCGACCAGACGCCAGCGGACGCTCGAATCGGCCTACATCGACCAGACCTATCGCGTCTACGTCGCGCGGACGATCCTCTACACCGTGCTGGCCGGCATCCTCGGCGGCGTCCTCGGCGCGTACCTGATCACGGGGACGCTGGCGGTCCTCCCGGCTGTACTCGCGACGCTCGCACAGTTGCCCTCGGTGATGGGCGAAGTCCTGGGTAACCCGGATCTGGTCATCGTTCTCAGCGACACCGAACGGTTCCTCCTGCGCGCCGCCGGTGGGGTCGTCCTCGGAGCGCTTTCGGCGACCCTCGCGTACGTCTTTCGCTGGCAGATCCCCCAGAGCAACGCCGAGGTCCGGCGGCGCGGGATCAACGAGGCCATGCCGCGGACGGTCGCGTTCATGTACGCCCTCTCCCGCGGCGGGACGACCTTCCCGACGGTGATGCGGACGCTGGGCAACAACCAGGCGATATACGGCGACGCCGCCGCAGAGGTCCGGGTCGGCGTCCGGGAGATGGACCTGTTCAACACCGACATCATCTCGGCAGTCAGGCGGGTGGCCTATCGAACCCCGAGCGAGAAGTGGAAGACCTTCTCGGAGAACCTCGCGAGCGTCCTCCAGAGCGGCCAGAGCCTCCCGACCTTCCTCCAGAACCAGTACGAGCGATACCAGGAGGAAGCAGAAGAACGACAGGCAGAGGTGCTGGAACTGCTGGCGACGATCGCCGAGGCTTACGTGACAGTGCTGGTCGCGGGGATGCTCTTTCTGGTGACGATCCTGCTGGTGTTCGGGTTGACGACGACTGACACCCTCCTGTTCATCCAGATGCTGGCGTATCTGATCATCCCGCTGGCCAACGCCGCCTTCATGCTGTTTCTCTCCCAGAAACTCGAACAGCTGGGGGTCGCCCGCGAGACTGGCGTCGGCGAACTCGACGCCAGCGACCAGAGCACGACCGCGCCCGACGCCGGCAGCGACGATCGCAGCCTCGCCGTCCCGGAGACGCCGACGACCTCACCGGACGGGGGGCGGAGCTACGCCGCCGAGTCGAACCTCGCGCAACTGCGGCTGTACGATCGTGTCGGTCGAATCAAGAGCGTGATCGGCTCGCCACTGCAGACGATCTTCTGGCATCCGACCAAACTGCTGTATGTCACCGTCCCGATCGCGCTGGCGTGGATCGCACTCCGCGGGCCCGCCGCCTTCGCCGCCGACGGCGTGAGTATTCGCGTCCTCGACGACGTGCTCATCCAGGCGACGCTGTTCTTGCTCGTGACGTTCGCTATCGTCCGCGAACTGTACAAACGCCGGATCGACCGGATCGAGGCCGCGACGCCCGAGATGCTCGAACGACTGGCGAGCCTCAACGAGGCCGGCATGTCGATAGTCGAGAGCCTCGATCGCGTGCGTGACACGGATCTGGAAGTCCTTTCGGACGAAGTCGATCGGATCTGGAGCGACGTGGAGATGGGGGCCAACGCCGACGAGGCCTTGGTCAGGTTCGGCCAGCGCGTCCGAACGACCTCGATCGCACGGGTCGTCTCACTGCTCACGAACGCGATGCGCGCCAGTGGAAATCTTGGTCCAGTCTTGCGGATCGCCTCGACCCAGGCGTGGTCGGACCTCCGCTTGCGTCGCAAGCGCCGCCAGCAGATGTTCACCTATCTGGTCGTCATTTACGTCTCCTTTGCCGTCTTCCTCGTGATCATCATCTCCGTCCAGGAGGTGTTGATTCCCAGCTTACCGGAGTCGGTCAACACGCCCGAGGGACCGAATCGCCTCGGGGTCAACGTCGAGCAGTTCGCCCGCCTGGGCGAGGTCGACAAGGCGGCCTACACCATGGTCTTCTTCCACACGGCGCTAGTGCAGGCGGTCTGCTCGGGCTTCATCGCTGGCCAGCTCGGCGAGGGGACGCTCAAGGACGGCGCGAAACATGCCGCCATCATGCTCGGGATCGCCTACGTCGCGTTCATGCTGTTGTCCTCGCCCGTTGCCTCGATGGTCCTGAGCCCGCAGACGACGACCGACGCCTCGGTCACGATCGAGTCGGTGTCGATGTCAGACGGCGGGTTCATCGTCCTCCACGAGCGTGCCGAAGACGGGAAGGTGATCGGCCGCACCGAGTACCTGCCGCCCGGGACCCACCGGAACGTCGTCGTCGAACTCGACGGCCCACCGCCGGACGAGTTTACGGTGGTCGCCGTCCCGCATCTGGACACCAACGACAACCGGCAGTTCGACTACACCGGCGGCGAGGTCGACCGCACCTATCCCAAGGGCGCGTACAAGGTGGCCGTCCAGGCGGAGATCACCTACGACCCCGACGCCAACGTGACGTCGGGCGGCTTCTCGATGCGCTCGCCGACGGCCCCCACCCCGTAG
- a CDS encoding type II/IV secretion system ATPase subunit has product MAGSDRGNDDRSRGPLSSAKGWLTRTVRVITGSSVDVADYDPSEHDPLVSFDGLAGMDEVERYWVNAPFAFVSINHDPEENEHRYHVVEPTLDELERDLLERLFEDIRTPLLYREDVEDDPETALAEELEARLEEYGVVVDVESFYRLFYYLYRQFRGYGKIDPLMHDPAIEDVSCDGIGLPIFVYHEGYTDIETNITFEKRELHNFVIQLAQRSGRHISVSDPVVSTTLPDGSRIELALGEEVTPRGSAFTIRKYAEEPFTPVDLLEFGTVDLDMLAFLWLAIESNRSLIFAGGTAAGKTTSMNAMSMFIPPRSKVLTIEDTRELSLYHDNWLSSVTRERFDEDDITMYDLLRSALRHRPEYIVVGEVRGEEAVTLFQAMNTGHTTYSTMHADSVQTVINRLENEPINVPRPMVASLDLLCVQVLTRHNDKRVRRIKTLAEIEGIDQRTGELDYSNAFSWNADDDTFRQRNSELLDEIQTDRGWSRSELQQELRDRRAVLEHLWEDGVTDYRRFTAWINRYYADKPAVMDQIQTSETTAVTD; this is encoded by the coding sequence ATGGCAGGATCTGACCGCGGGAACGACGATCGATCGAGGGGGCCACTGAGCAGCGCGAAAGGGTGGCTCACCCGGACGGTGCGGGTCATCACCGGGTCGTCGGTCGACGTCGCCGACTACGACCCCAGCGAACACGATCCGCTGGTTAGTTTCGACGGGCTGGCCGGGATGGACGAGGTCGAGCGCTACTGGGTCAACGCTCCCTTCGCGTTCGTCTCGATCAATCACGATCCCGAGGAGAACGAGCACCGCTATCACGTCGTCGAGCCGACGCTGGACGAACTCGAACGCGACCTGCTCGAACGCCTGTTCGAGGACATTCGAACGCCGCTGCTGTATCGCGAAGACGTCGAAGACGACCCCGAGACGGCGCTGGCTGAGGAACTGGAGGCACGCCTGGAGGAGTACGGCGTCGTCGTCGACGTCGAGAGCTTCTACCGCCTCTTTTACTACCTCTACCGGCAGTTCCGCGGCTACGGCAAGATCGATCCGCTGATGCACGATCCCGCCATCGAGGACGTCTCCTGTGACGGGATCGGGCTGCCCATCTTCGTCTATCACGAGGGGTACACCGACATCGAGACGAACATCACCTTCGAGAAGCGCGAACTGCACAACTTCGTCATCCAGCTCGCCCAGCGGTCGGGCCGGCACATCTCCGTCTCGGACCCGGTCGTCTCGACGACCCTGCCCGACGGCTCGCGGATCGAGTTGGCCCTGGGTGAGGAAGTCACGCCGCGCGGGTCGGCGTTCACGATCCGGAAGTACGCCGAGGAACCGTTCACGCCCGTGGATCTGCTGGAGTTCGGTACCGTCGATCTTGACATGCTGGCGTTCCTGTGGCTGGCCATCGAGTCCAACCGGTCGCTCATCTTCGCCGGCGGGACCGCGGCGGGCAAGACCACGAGCATGAACGCGATGTCGATGTTCATCCCGCCGCGCTCGAAGGTCCTGACCATCGAGGACACGCGCGAACTCTCGCTGTATCACGACAACTGGCTGTCTTCGGTGACGCGGGAACGATTCGACGAGGACGACATCACGATGTACGACCTCCTCAGGTCCGCACTCCGGCACCGCCCCGAGTACATCGTGGTCGGGGAGGTCCGTGGCGAGGAGGCCGTCACGCTGTTCCAGGCGATGAACACCGGGCACACGACCTACTCGACGATGCACGCTGACTCGGTGCAGACGGTGATCAACCGGCTGGAGAACGAGCCGATCAACGTCCCGCGACCGATGGTCGCCTCGCTGGATCTGCTCTGCGTGCAAGTCCTGACCCGGCACAACGACAAGCGCGTCCGGCGGATCAAGACTCTCGCGGAGATCGAAGGAATCGACCAGCGGACAGGTGAGCTAGACTACTCCAACGCCTTCTCCTGGAACGCCGACGACGACACCTTCCGCCAGCGTAACTCCGAGTTGCTCGACGAGATCCAGACCGACCGCGGCTGGAGTCGTTCGGAACTCCAGCAGGAACTCAGAGACCGGCGGGCCGTCCTCGAACACCTCTGGGAAGACGGCGTGACCGACTATCGGCGCTTCACCGCGTGGATCAACCGCTACTACGCCGACAAGCCGGCGGTGATGGATCAGATCCAGACCAGCGAGACGACTGCTGTGACCGACTGA
- a CDS encoding DUF7549 family protein: MAWVRSEYAGEFAVLSAWLSMVLPWNIVYRASLPTEPLASEMTIIRFPVFAIQFRAPAVIEINGQTSSAAGLLEQMYPGFQLFGDVFLATPVGASSHYGGTMQLGSFAWTLGALAIVAAFAVSIAFYLREDELQERLSADPVRLIGGLLGVATLALSAASVFYFFERDFAGIPIPVGVVVMGALAVALLRVERT; the protein is encoded by the coding sequence ATGGCCTGGGTTCGTTCGGAGTACGCCGGCGAGTTCGCCGTCCTCTCGGCGTGGCTGTCGATGGTGTTGCCCTGGAACATCGTCTATCGCGCGTCGCTGCCGACAGAACCGCTTGCAAGTGAGATGACGATCATTCGATTCCCGGTGTTTGCGATCCAGTTCCGTGCCCCGGCTGTCATCGAGATCAATGGGCAGACGTCCTCGGCGGCGGGGTTGCTCGAACAGATGTATCCTGGATTTCAGCTGTTCGGTGACGTCTTTCTGGCGACACCAGTCGGTGCGAGCAGCCACTACGGCGGCACTATGCAACTGGGGAGTTTCGCCTGGACGCTCGGTGCGCTCGCTATTGTGGCGGCGTTCGCCGTCAGCATCGCTTTCTATCTCCGTGAGGACGAACTGCAGGAGCGACTGTCGGCCGATCCCGTCAGACTGATCGGCGGGCTGCTCGGCGTCGCGACGCTGGCGCTGTCGGCGGCCTCCGTGTTCTACTTCTTCGAGCGTGACTTCGCCGGCATCCCGATCCCGGTCGGGGTCGTCGTGATGGGCGCGCTCGCGGTGGCGTTGCTTCGAGTCGAACGGACGTGA
- a CDS encoding DUF5793 family protein, protein MRREDFRTDVDVDEPEPELTVTFEGTPQVLRERFDGDDPLDAEDIDVAYRETPTDEPGVLSVTDRVTGEYIFEAPLEDSALRDLVETAAARDEDERDYHLRIDPGDGQDFVFEKSTLLVYDIDGNLDRDRSLIPGGVEL, encoded by the coding sequence ATGCGGCGGGAAGACTTCAGGACGGACGTCGACGTGGACGAGCCAGAGCCGGAACTGACGGTCACCTTCGAGGGAACGCCGCAGGTACTTCGCGAGCGCTTCGACGGCGACGATCCCCTCGACGCCGAGGACATCGACGTCGCCTACCGGGAGACGCCGACGGACGAACCCGGCGTCCTCAGCGTCACCGACCGCGTCACTGGCGAGTACATCTTCGAGGCGCCCCTCGAAGACAGCGCACTCCGCGACCTCGTCGAGACGGCCGCCGCCCGCGACGAAGACGAACGCGACTATCACCTCCGGATCGACCCCGGGGACGGCCAGGACTTCGTCTTCGAGAAGTCGACGCTACTGGTCTACGATATCGACGGGAATCTGGATCGCGACCGGAGTCTCATCCCCGGCGGCGTGGAACTCTAG
- a CDS encoding NAD-dependent deacylase: MDERIAALASEIASADSVVALTGAGVSTASGVPSFRGDGGIWERFDQRDFHFRRFQADPAGFWTDRIDLREAFYGDREIEPNAAHEALVALERAGHLDAILTQNVDGLHQAAGSESVVELHGTNREVECVDCGHREPADPIFERARDGELPPTCPDCSGDLKPAVVLFGESMPDEPTIRAHELAGRSDVFLAIGSSLTVQPAAGLPSRAQRSGATLAVINLEETSVSSRADYDHRADVTEVLPAVVEALE; the protein is encoded by the coding sequence ATGGACGAGCGTATCGCCGCACTCGCCAGCGAGATCGCAAGCGCCGACAGCGTCGTCGCGCTCACTGGGGCTGGTGTCTCGACGGCCTCTGGGGTCCCCTCCTTCCGGGGCGACGGCGGGATCTGGGAACGCTTCGACCAGCGGGACTTTCACTTTCGACGTTTTCAGGCCGATCCCGCGGGCTTCTGGACGGATCGGATCGACCTCCGCGAGGCGTTCTACGGTGATCGTGAGATCGAACCAAACGCCGCCCACGAGGCACTCGTGGCCCTCGAACGCGCGGGCCACCTCGACGCTATCCTCACCCAGAACGTCGACGGCCTCCACCAGGCCGCCGGCTCCGAATCCGTGGTCGAACTCCACGGGACCAATCGCGAGGTCGAGTGCGTCGACTGCGGCCACCGCGAGCCGGCGGACCCGATCTTCGAGCGCGCACGCGACGGCGAACTCCCACCGACGTGTCCCGACTGTAGCGGGGATCTCAAGCCCGCGGTCGTCCTCTTCGGCGAGTCGATGCCCGACGAGCCGACGATCCGCGCCCACGAACTGGCCGGCCGGAGCGACGTCTTCCTCGCGATCGGCTCGTCGCTGACCGTCCAGCCTGCCGCCGGACTCCCCTCGCGCGCTCAGCGCTCGGGCGCGACGCTGGCAGTGATCAATCTGGAGGAGACCTCAGTTTCAAGTCGAGCTGACTACGACCACCGGGCAGATGTGACCGAGGTGCTGCCGGCGGTGGTCGAGGCGTTGGAATAG
- a CDS encoding PH domain-containing protein translates to MSNKSPITRANLLAQMVSDPSVTTDVLADQERQFENSRLAGPPPVDRLGESESPAYVLTNQKRGIGLGTKRRTTEPDNDRGTIFLVTGRRILCIVGSDPNDEEIDIPYESVASVTAHTGWLANRLEIRTPTKAYHCWADRNSNEVVHAAAEFVEQRIAEEPTELSRQDGASRVTYRGQPADSQAGDTGGLN, encoded by the coding sequence ATGAGCAACAAGTCCCCAATTACGCGTGCAAACCTTCTGGCACAGATGGTCTCGGACCCGTCGGTGACGACGGATGTTCTCGCCGACCAGGAGCGGCAGTTCGAAAACTCACGGTTGGCGGGACCGCCGCCAGTCGATCGCCTCGGGGAGAGCGAGTCACCGGCGTACGTGCTGACGAATCAAAAACGTGGCATCGGACTGGGAACAAAACGTCGAACGACTGAACCTGACAATGATCGCGGGACGATCTTTCTGGTGACTGGCCGGCGCATACTCTGTATCGTCGGTTCCGATCCGAACGACGAAGAGATCGACATCCCCTACGAGTCGGTCGCGTCGGTGACGGCTCACACAGGCTGGCTCGCGAACCGGCTCGAGATCAGAACGCCGACGAAAGCCTATCACTGCTGGGCCGACCGCAACTCCAACGAAGTCGTCCACGCGGCAGCCGAGTTCGTCGAGCAACGAATCGCAGAGGAGCCGACCGAACTGTCGCGGCAGGACGGAGCGAGCCGAGTCACCTATCGGGGCCAACCGGCGGACAGTCAGGCCGGCGACACAGGCGGCCTGAACTAA
- the sucC gene encoding ADP-forming succinate--CoA ligase subunit beta — translation MKLHEYQAKQVFADAGIPTPASTLATTVDEAVEAAEEIGYPVAIKAQVQVGGRGKAGGIKLVDDAEEAREAAESIIGMDLKGIHVDRVLVEEAVDFVNELYVGVTMDRGQGEPVAMVSTRGGVNIEEVAEEDPDAIAREHIDPAFGMQPYQARKAVYDAGVDREVANDVASVLRTLYQLWDDRDGADAEINPLMVTSDGEVIAADAVMNIDDDALFRQPELAEMEDEAGDGDALEQKADEYGFDYVRLDGNVGIIGNGAGLVMTTLDLVDFYGGSPANFLDVGGGAKAQRIANALDMVFSDDNVDSVVFNIFGGITRGDEVANGINQALEQFEEIPKPVVVRLAGTNAEEGMEILNEELVTVEHTLEDAVQRAVDYADEEVEA, via the coding sequence ATGAAGCTTCACGAATATCAGGCCAAGCAGGTCTTCGCCGACGCCGGGATTCCGACACCGGCGTCGACGCTCGCGACGACCGTCGACGAGGCGGTCGAGGCGGCCGAGGAGATCGGCTACCCAGTCGCGATCAAAGCGCAGGTACAGGTCGGCGGCCGCGGCAAAGCCGGCGGGATCAAGCTCGTCGACGACGCCGAGGAGGCCCGCGAGGCAGCCGAGTCGATCATCGGGATGGACCTCAAGGGAATCCACGTCGACCGCGTGCTCGTCGAGGAAGCGGTCGACTTCGTCAACGAACTGTACGTCGGCGTGACGATGGACCGCGGCCAGGGCGAGCCCGTGGCGATGGTCTCGACCCGCGGCGGCGTCAACATCGAGGAGGTCGCCGAGGAAGACCCCGACGCCATCGCGCGCGAGCACATCGACCCCGCCTTCGGGATGCAGCCCTACCAGGCCCGCAAGGCCGTCTACGACGCCGGCGTCGACCGCGAGGTCGCAAACGACGTGGCGAGCGTCCTGCGAACGCTCTACCAGCTGTGGGACGACCGCGACGGCGCAGACGCCGAGATCAACCCGCTGATGGTCACCAGCGACGGCGAGGTCATCGCTGCGGACGCGGTGATGAACATCGACGACGACGCGCTGTTCCGCCAGCCCGAACTCGCCGAGATGGAAGACGAAGCCGGCGACGGCGACGCACTCGAACAGAAAGCCGACGAGTACGGCTTCGACTACGTCCGACTGGACGGCAACGTCGGCATCATCGGCAACGGTGCCGGCCTCGTGATGACGACGCTGGATCTGGTCGACTTCTACGGCGGCTCGCCCGCGAACTTCCTCGACGTCGGGGGCGGCGCGAAGGCCCAGCGGATCGCCAACGCCCTTGACATGGTCTTTTCGGACGACAACGTCGACTCGGTCGTGTTCAATATCTTCGGCGGGATCACCCGCGGAGACGAGGTCGCAAACGGGATCAACCAGGCGCTGGAGCAGTTCGAGGAGATTCCCAAGCCGGTCGTCGTCAGGCTGGCAGGGACCAACGCCGAAGAAGGCATGGAGATTCTGAACGAGGAACTGGTCACGGTCGAGCACACCCTGGAGGACGCCGTCCAGCGTGCGGTCGACTACGCTGATGAGGAGGTCGAAGCATAA